One window of the Shewanella khirikhana genome contains the following:
- the nadE gene encoding ammonia-dependent NAD(+) synthetase codes for MKGQILREMRVLKAITPDFEVQRRVAFIKAKLRDAHSKTLVLGISGGVDSSVTGRLCQLAVDELNSETGSSDYRFIAVRLPYHVQKDEHEAQMACQFIQPSKLVTVNVGSGSDGVHTETLAGFKAAGLELPEQSKVDFVKGNVKARMRMIAQYEIAGLTGGLVVGTDHSAENITGFYTKWGDGACDLAPLFGLNKRQVRQVARHLGAPDVLVTKAPTADLECDRPGLEDEVALGLSYDQIDDFLEGKDVPKSVEDKLVGIYKATQHKRQSIPTIYD; via the coding sequence GTGAAAGGACAGATTTTACGTGAGATGCGGGTTCTCAAAGCCATTACACCGGACTTTGAAGTGCAGCGACGGGTAGCCTTTATCAAAGCCAAGTTGCGCGATGCCCACAGTAAGACCCTGGTACTTGGGATAAGCGGTGGGGTGGACTCGTCTGTTACCGGCCGCTTGTGCCAGCTGGCGGTGGATGAACTGAACAGCGAAACCGGCAGTAGCGACTACCGCTTTATTGCCGTGCGCCTGCCATACCATGTGCAAAAAGACGAGCATGAAGCTCAGATGGCATGCCAGTTTATTCAGCCTTCCAAGCTGGTGACTGTGAATGTCGGCTCAGGCAGCGATGGCGTGCACACCGAAACTCTGGCCGGTTTCAAGGCTGCTGGCCTTGAGCTGCCGGAGCAATCCAAGGTAGATTTCGTTAAAGGCAATGTGAAGGCGCGGATGCGCATGATTGCCCAGTACGAAATTGCCGGTTTAACCGGTGGGCTGGTGGTGGGAACCGACCACAGCGCCGAGAATATTACCGGCTTTTATACCAAGTGGGGCGATGGTGCCTGCGATTTGGCGCCACTCTTTGGCCTCAATAAGCGTCAGGTAAGGCAGGTGGCACGTCATTTGGGCGCGCCGGACGTGCTGGTGACCAAGGCGCCAACGGCGGATCTTGAGTGCGACCGCCCGGGGCTTGAAGATGAAGTGGCGCTGGGGCTTAGCTACGATCAGATTGATGACTTCCTCGAAGGCAAAGACGTGCCCAAGTCTGTGGAAGACAAGCTGGTGGGGATTTACAAGGCGACTCAGCACAAGCGTCAATCTATTCCAACCATCTACGATTAA
- a CDS encoding DUF4336 domain-containing protein, whose product MISFAPDIFVFDGPAVSFYGMPYTTRMTIVRLKNGKLWVHSPIELHDELITQVEALGEVAYLIAPNKLHHLFVASWQARWPDASAWAAPGVAAKCQHLHFDADLTDKVPAEWQGEIEQCIFKGSPVMEEAVFFHKGSRTLILTDLIENFSPGHFKAWQRPIARITGILAPNGKTPLDWRLSFMKGRHKAKEAVAQFRRWQPEHLIVAHGECVHHNAMAFVERSFSWVGLPEIEPEAVV is encoded by the coding sequence ATGATTAGCTTCGCCCCCGACATCTTTGTGTTTGATGGCCCCGCCGTGTCTTTTTACGGCATGCCTTACACCACCCGCATGACCATAGTACGCCTGAAAAATGGCAAGCTGTGGGTGCACTCCCCCATTGAATTGCATGATGAGCTGATAACTCAGGTCGAAGCCCTTGGGGAAGTGGCTTACCTTATCGCCCCCAATAAGTTGCACCATTTGTTTGTAGCCTCCTGGCAGGCTCGCTGGCCTGATGCCAGTGCCTGGGCGGCGCCCGGGGTGGCAGCCAAATGCCAGCATCTGCATTTTGATGCGGATCTTACCGACAAGGTGCCCGCCGAGTGGCAGGGTGAGATTGAGCAGTGCATCTTTAAAGGCTCGCCTGTCATGGAAGAAGCCGTGTTTTTCCATAAAGGCTCACGCACCCTTATCCTCACCGATTTAATTGAAAACTTCAGCCCAGGCCACTTTAAAGCATGGCAGCGCCCCATTGCCCGCATTACAGGCATTCTTGCGCCAAACGGCAAGACGCCGCTGGACTGGCGTTTATCTTTTATGAAAGGTCGCCACAAAGCCAAAGAGGCGGTGGCCCAGTTCAGGCGCTGGCAACCTGAACATTTAATAGTCGCCCATGGTGAGTGTGTGCATCACAATGCCATGGCCTTTGTCGAGCGCTCATTCAGCTGGGTGGGATTGCCGGAAATCGAGCCCGAAGCGGTGGTATAG
- a CDS encoding M23 family metallopeptidase has product MAQIELSGKMEQGSLIRGKVPAGSNVSLNGTPLRVTPEGEFAFGVEREGELKQTLQVVYADGLTEIKPLTFAKREYRISEVNGIAQKIMKPDPRAQERAAKDSAMTKAARATDSDITAFAKPFIWPLTGRISGVYGSQRVYNGVPGNPHFGVDVAAKTGTVVIAPADGVVTLAVPDMFYSGGTIIIDHGYGVSSSFLHLSKLYLKVGDSVKQGDKIAEVGATGRANGPHLDWRLNWYQMRLDPATLVPSMKDVLAQKDAAKAAKQ; this is encoded by the coding sequence ATGGCGCAGATTGAACTCAGTGGCAAGATGGAGCAGGGCTCACTTATCCGTGGCAAGGTGCCTGCAGGCAGCAATGTCAGTTTGAATGGCACGCCATTGAGAGTGACCCCGGAGGGGGAATTCGCTTTTGGCGTCGAGCGTGAAGGCGAGCTTAAGCAAACGCTGCAGGTGGTGTATGCCGATGGCCTCACGGAAATCAAGCCCCTGACTTTTGCCAAGCGGGAGTACCGGATTTCTGAGGTGAATGGTATTGCTCAGAAAATCATGAAACCTGATCCCAGGGCGCAGGAGCGCGCCGCCAAAGATAGCGCCATGACCAAGGCCGCCCGAGCCACAGATTCGGATATCACCGCCTTTGCCAAGCCCTTTATCTGGCCGTTAACAGGCCGTATCTCGGGTGTATATGGCAGCCAGCGGGTGTATAACGGCGTGCCCGGTAATCCGCACTTTGGTGTGGATGTAGCCGCCAAAACCGGCACTGTGGTCATTGCTCCAGCCGATGGTGTGGTCACGCTGGCTGTGCCGGACATGTTCTACTCCGGCGGCACCATAATCATCGACCATGGCTATGGTGTAAGTTCAAGTTTTCTACACTTATCAAAACTTTACCTTAAGGTTGGCGACAGCGTAAAACAGGGTGACAAGATAGCCGAAGTCGGCGCCACCGGCCGTGCCAACGGCCCGCATCTCGACTGGCGTCTTAACTGGTATCAGATGCGCCTCGACCCCGCTACCCTGGTGCCATCCATGAAAGATGTGCTGGCCCAAAAAGACGCTGCCAAAGCCGCCAAACAGTAG
- a CDS encoding 6-pyruvoyl trahydropterin synthase family protein, whose protein sequence is MQLFVKDLTVLDFSYLCAERGMVGESWIVDVVLEGGLDHQNMVLDFAKVKRTIKDTIDRVADHRLLIPTASSNVRWQQQGDRVWMDFHSDVGNIHLACPSQAFALIPAERVDFEAVNAFLRKALREALPDNVDGIHLTLRTESLNGPFYHYSHGLKKHDGNCQRIAHGHRSPVQIFENGESAPDWDAYWAKRWKDIYLGTEEDVVPVAELELSAQCRIDDESHIGFRYQAPQGDFQLAMPKAICDIIPHDTTVELLADFMAKTLAQKVPGSHFKVIAYEGIGKGAIAAAEIAAD, encoded by the coding sequence ATGCAACTTTTTGTAAAAGATTTAACGGTTCTTGATTTTTCCTACCTCTGCGCCGAGCGCGGCATGGTAGGCGAGAGCTGGATAGTCGATGTAGTCCTCGAAGGGGGCCTGGATCATCAAAATATGGTGCTGGATTTTGCCAAGGTAAAGCGCACCATTAAAGACACCATTGACAGAGTCGCCGACCATCGACTGCTTATCCCCACGGCTTCATCCAATGTGCGCTGGCAGCAGCAGGGCGACAGGGTATGGATGGATTTTCACAGCGATGTGGGCAACATCCACCTGGCCTGCCCAAGTCAGGCCTTTGCATTGATCCCTGCCGAGAGAGTTGACTTCGAGGCCGTGAATGCCTTCCTGCGAAAAGCCCTGCGAGAAGCCTTGCCGGACAACGTCGATGGTATTCATCTGACCCTCAGAACCGAGTCACTGAACGGGCCGTTTTATCATTACAGCCATGGGCTTAAAAAGCACGATGGCAATTGCCAGCGTATCGCCCACGGTCATCGTAGCCCGGTGCAGATATTTGAAAACGGTGAAAGTGCTCCGGACTGGGACGCCTACTGGGCCAAGCGCTGGAAAGATATTTACCTTGGCACTGAAGAAGATGTCGTGCCGGTGGCGGAACTGGAATTGTCGGCGCAGTGCCGTATCGATGATGAGTCCCACATCGGTTTTCGCTATCAGGCGCCCCAGGGGGACTTCCAGCTCGCGATGCCCAAGGCAATTTGCGACATCATTCCCCACGACACCACGGTAGAGCTGCTGGCCGACTTTATGGCCAAAACCCTCGCCCAGAAGGTACCCGGCAGCCACTTTAAAGTGATTGCCTACGAAGGTATTGGCAAAGGCGCCATTGCCGCCGCCGAAATCGCCGCCGACTAA
- a CDS encoding YejL family protein, with protein MAIQSKYSNTQVETLLAEVLAVLEKHQAPTDLSLMVLGNSVSHLLETKVPAASRAAVAEQFAKVLVQSVSKA; from the coding sequence ATGGCAATTCAATCCAAATACTCCAATACCCAAGTAGAAACCCTGCTCGCCGAAGTGCTGGCGGTGCTGGAAAAGCATCAGGCCCCCACCGATCTGAGCCTGATGGTACTGGGCAACAGTGTCAGCCACCTGCTGGAAACCAAGGTACCGGCCGCCAGCCGCGCCGCCGTGGCCGAACAATTTGCCAAAGTACTGGTGCAATCAGTCTCCAAAGCCTGA
- the yejK gene encoding nucleoid-associated protein YejK: MTIKVEQAIIHEIAQNHEGQLNCRLRPQPLLNSQAVELMLEELHQSYTSKSGKGFGFFGTHGDDGEANPAFANGLKDYLDGGLGFVEFTGLASKLLQEELGKYDFSQGGFLLMACYSHMASDYLFVALLSAKSSMTVLDDMELTQVNHLDLSNIQLAARIDLTDWQADKESRKYISFIRGRAGRKVADFFLDFMGCVEGINPKAQNKSLMIAVEDFVAGSELTKDERQACRDKVFDYCSERFDAGAEVDIKDLADELADSGMDSFYDFATTGDYELEDEFPVDKSTLRQLKKFSGTGGGVTISFDGHHLGERVIYDPISDTLLIKGVPANLKDQLHRRLKGE; this comes from the coding sequence ATGACGATTAAAGTAGAACAGGCCATCATTCATGAAATCGCCCAAAACCATGAGGGGCAGTTAAACTGCCGTCTTCGTCCACAGCCGCTGCTGAACAGCCAGGCAGTGGAGCTGATGCTTGAAGAGCTGCATCAGTCGTACACCAGCAAATCCGGTAAGGGTTTTGGCTTTTTTGGCACCCACGGGGATGATGGCGAAGCCAATCCCGCCTTTGCCAATGGTCTGAAAGACTACCTCGATGGCGGCCTCGGCTTTGTGGAGTTTACCGGTCTTGCCAGTAAGCTGTTGCAGGAAGAGCTTGGCAAATACGATTTCAGCCAGGGCGGCTTTTTGCTGATGGCCTGCTATAGCCATATGGCAAGCGACTATCTATTTGTGGCGCTGCTGAGCGCCAAGTCATCCATGACTGTACTGGACGATATGGAGCTGACCCAGGTAAATCATTTGGATCTCAGCAATATTCAGCTGGCGGCCCGTATCGATTTGACCGACTGGCAGGCCGATAAAGAAAGCCGCAAGTACATCTCCTTTATCCGTGGCCGCGCCGGGCGCAAGGTGGCGGATTTCTTCCTCGATTTTATGGGCTGCGTTGAGGGCATTAACCCCAAGGCACAAAACAAGAGCCTGATGATTGCGGTGGAAGACTTTGTTGCTGGCAGTGAACTGACCAAAGACGAGCGCCAGGCCTGCCGAGACAAGGTGTTTGACTACTGCTCCGAGCGTTTCGATGCCGGCGCCGAGGTGGATATTAAAGATCTGGCCGATGAGCTTGCCGACTCCGGCATGGACTCCTTCTATGATTTTGCCACCACCGGCGATTACGAGCTCGAAGACGAGTTCCCGGTGGACAAGTCGACCCTGCGCCAGCTGAAAAAATTCTCTGGTACCGGCGGCGGTGTCACCATCAGTTTCGATGGCCATCATCTGGGCGAGCGGGTGATTTACGACCCTATCTCCGACACCCTGCTGATAAAGGGCGTTCCGGCGAATCTGAAAGATCAGCTGCATCGCCGTCTGAAAGGCGAGTAA
- a CDS encoding alpha/beta hydrolase yields MKTLLIKTSKHLVIAMVYATLGVVVTALGFGIWFLNSRADLAPWHTKVLENRFTQHSPDANFADYLAREARLKAEIAEGFAGAVPDAGSPVNRYVRGSLSDPSHWQQDWNWSYEWPNPRANYGVLFIHGMSDSPYALSNLAADFKASAHVLGLRLPGHGTLPSGLVSLEWQDMSAAVALAIGHLKTELGDKPLYIVGFSTGAALALHHELKRIEAGKAPDSRAMVFLSPAIGLAPVARGAYWQARLGEWLRLEKLAWNALGIEYDPFKYVSFAVNAGDVVYRLAEENQRQLLSLSPSQKAALPTVLTFQSMADDTVSSRAVVESLYLNLAESRHQLVLYDVNRSPINQRLTLWDPKLELEPLYSSPAMQATVGVVQNQTLEDGSHPLAVEFKPVVPDGDATALGRSWPMNVYSLSHVALPFSKSDSLYGPGLVPHKDRIQIGAAASRGERGIFAVSADEMLRQKWNPFYAFQLHTIKELFYAPQLQPELQRPQLQQPQLQQGVTDAAL; encoded by the coding sequence ATGAAAACGCTGCTGATTAAAACCAGTAAACACCTGGTGATAGCCATGGTGTATGCCACTCTGGGGGTTGTGGTTACCGCTCTTGGATTTGGCATCTGGTTTTTAAACAGTCGCGCTGATCTTGCGCCCTGGCACACCAAGGTGCTGGAAAATCGCTTTACTCAACACAGCCCTGATGCCAACTTTGCCGACTATCTGGCACGAGAAGCACGCCTTAAAGCCGAAATTGCCGAAGGCTTTGCCGGGGCAGTGCCGGATGCGGGCTCGCCGGTGAACCGTTATGTGCGTGGCAGCTTATCCGATCCCAGCCACTGGCAGCAGGACTGGAATTGGAGCTACGAGTGGCCCAACCCCAGGGCAAACTATGGCGTGCTCTTTATCCATGGCATGTCGGATTCGCCCTACGCCTTATCGAACCTGGCAGCCGATTTTAAAGCCAGTGCCCACGTGCTTGGGCTCAGATTGCCAGGTCACGGCACCTTGCCCTCGGGGCTTGTGAGTCTGGAGTGGCAGGATATGAGCGCCGCCGTGGCGCTGGCGATAGGCCATCTCAAGACCGAGCTTGGTGACAAGCCGCTGTATATCGTGGGGTTTTCCACCGGCGCTGCGTTGGCGCTGCATCACGAGCTTAAGCGCATTGAGGCTGGCAAGGCGCCCGACAGCCGCGCCATGGTGTTTTTATCCCCGGCAATTGGGCTTGCGCCTGTGGCGCGCGGCGCATATTGGCAGGCGCGCCTGGGGGAGTGGCTTAGGCTTGAGAAGCTTGCCTGGAATGCCCTTGGCATTGAGTACGATCCCTTCAAATACGTATCCTTTGCGGTCAATGCCGGGGATGTGGTGTACCGGCTTGCTGAAGAGAATCAGCGGCAATTACTGTCATTGAGCCCCAGTCAGAAGGCAGCACTGCCGACGGTATTGACCTTTCAGTCGATGGCAGATGATACCGTTTCCAGCCGCGCCGTGGTCGAGTCGCTTTATCTCAATCTGGCCGAGTCTCGCCATCAGCTGGTGCTGTATGACGTTAATCGCAGTCCGATAAATCAGCGGCTGACGCTGTGGGATCCCAAGCTTGAACTTGAGCCGCTTTACAGCTCTCCGGCGATGCAGGCGACAGTGGGCGTGGTGCAAAACCAAACTCTGGAGGATGGCAGCCATCCGCTTGCGGTCGAGTTTAAACCTGTGGTGCCGGACGGTGACGCCACGGCGCTCGGGCGCAGCTGGCCGATGAATGTGTACTCTTTGTCCCACGTGGCGCTGCCGTTTTCCAAGTCCGACAGCCTCTATGGGCCGGGGCTTGTGCCCCACAAAGACAGGATCCAGATTGGGGCGGCGGCATCGCGGGGTGAGCGCGGCATTTTTGCCGTTAGTGCCGATGAAATGCTGCGCCAGAAGTGGAATCCGTTTTATGCGTTTCAGTTACATACCATCAAGGAATTGTTTTATGCGCCCCAGCTGCAGCCAGAGTTGCAGCGGCCACAGTTACAGCAACCACAGTTACAGCAGGGCGTAACAGACGCGGCACTTTAA
- a CDS encoding sensor domain-containing diguanylate cyclase, with the protein MLSFFTASPPRTAIILAICGFLLNLYPLPLFANVQLILGNAAYVIAAIILGPRYAVAVALACAAGLFTIWGAKHVFVIFPLEALVLALAKRRGIYSLYAGVGFWLLIGMPLFYLYGLTLTPLPASHLPFIAFKQAINGLFYIGLGALLLMMLPTLMQNTTSHSKAPVRFSDKLTYSFTLFISLALLVAALLFNQFFIERQQELIKKNLQDNAVHLSQSTFDYLREHQKAITQGAQWLSMMGDSPEKQQDWLTQFNHGYPAFLTMLVANEQGNIVAASPAARMMDDAIQKGEYSVADRHYFKEAFYNQKPFISPVFLGRGFGSDPIVAISAPVYGKANASHPSGILEGSLDLNRFVLIDRQNRHHSEQFLLLTDDNNRVIYASAPLDIPPLSEFASAESGLEYRTSLQLINLHDLDNPNPEYIYAEEVLPNGWRLLVLSPFAPLMQLAETQFLRTCILLIISMVISFYLARLISRMLTGSLETIANEFSSPGEQPKPLPADAPAEVQTLYQSLKASQRQLMSYQLELEEKVATRTFELEKANQKLQALAERDALTGLYNRRHAVAGFAPLQALCERSGEAIAVVILDLDFFKAINDNHGHLAGDECLRQVATLLAQSFKRDSDLVARYGGEEFLLILPMTNALKIEHHLNLFRERLARHPVSIPGADEPLHMSISVGALVANASFSDSLETWLKVADDNLYQAKASGRNRVICTLVNDDEPGPEQEPEPN; encoded by the coding sequence TTGCTGTCTTTTTTTACTGCATCGCCGCCGCGCACTGCAATTATTCTGGCCATTTGCGGCTTTTTACTGAACCTGTATCCGCTGCCGCTGTTTGCCAACGTGCAGCTGATTTTGGGCAATGCCGCCTATGTGATTGCCGCCATCATTCTGGGGCCACGCTATGCCGTGGCCGTGGCACTGGCCTGCGCTGCCGGGCTGTTTACCATCTGGGGTGCCAAACATGTGTTTGTGATTTTCCCGCTCGAAGCCCTGGTGCTGGCTCTGGCGAAAAGACGCGGCATTTACTCCCTTTATGCCGGGGTGGGATTCTGGCTATTGATTGGTATGCCACTGTTCTATCTTTATGGTCTGACCCTCACCCCACTGCCTGCAAGCCACCTGCCTTTTATTGCCTTTAAACAGGCGATTAATGGCCTGTTTTACATAGGGCTGGGCGCACTGTTACTGATGATGTTGCCCACCCTGATGCAAAATACCACCAGCCACAGCAAGGCGCCGGTGCGTTTCAGCGACAAACTCACCTACAGCTTTACCCTGTTTATCTCACTGGCGCTGCTGGTTGCCGCCTTGCTGTTCAATCAGTTTTTTATTGAACGCCAGCAGGAGCTGATTAAAAAGAATCTGCAGGACAATGCGGTGCATTTGTCCCAATCCACGTTTGATTACCTGCGCGAACACCAAAAGGCGATTACTCAGGGCGCCCAGTGGCTGTCGATGATGGGCGACTCCCCAGAGAAACAGCAGGACTGGCTCACCCAGTTCAACCATGGTTACCCTGCCTTTTTAACCATGCTGGTTGCCAACGAGCAAGGCAACATAGTGGCGGCAAGCCCGGCAGCGCGGATGATGGACGATGCTATCCAAAAAGGTGAATACAGCGTGGCCGACCGCCACTACTTCAAAGAAGCCTTTTATAATCAGAAACCTTTTATCTCACCTGTGTTTCTCGGCAGAGGATTTGGCAGCGATCCTATCGTGGCCATCAGCGCCCCTGTATACGGCAAGGCGAATGCCAGTCACCCGTCGGGCATTCTGGAAGGCTCGCTCGATTTGAATCGCTTTGTGCTTATTGACCGCCAAAACCGCCATCACTCCGAGCAGTTCTTGCTGCTGACCGATGACAATAACCGGGTGATCTACGCATCGGCGCCACTGGATATTCCGCCGCTGAGTGAATTCGCCTCCGCCGAGAGTGGCCTTGAGTACCGCACCAGTTTGCAGCTGATTAACCTGCACGATCTGGACAATCCAAACCCCGAGTACATTTATGCCGAAGAGGTGCTGCCAAATGGCTGGCGACTGCTGGTACTGTCACCATTCGCTCCCTTAATGCAGCTGGCTGAAACCCAGTTTTTGCGCACCTGCATACTGCTTATCATCAGCATGGTGATAAGCTTCTACCTGGCGCGACTGATAAGCCGGATGCTGACCGGCTCGCTTGAAACCATTGCCAACGAATTCAGCAGCCCCGGTGAGCAGCCAAAGCCCCTGCCTGCAGATGCTCCCGCCGAAGTGCAAACCCTGTATCAAAGCCTTAAAGCCAGCCAGCGGCAGTTAATGAGCTATCAGCTGGAGCTTGAAGAAAAGGTCGCGACCCGCACCTTCGAGCTTGAGAAGGCCAACCAGAAGCTGCAGGCCCTTGCCGAGCGAGATGCCCTCACCGGCCTCTATAACCGCCGCCATGCCGTGGCAGGTTTTGCGCCGCTACAAGCCCTGTGTGAGCGCAGCGGCGAAGCCATTGCGGTCGTTATCCTGGATCTCGATTTTTTTAAAGCCATCAACGATAACCACGGCCATTTGGCAGGCGACGAATGCCTGCGACAGGTGGCAACACTGCTGGCACAGAGCTTCAAGCGGGATTCAGATCTGGTGGCCCGCTACGGTGGCGAGGAGTTTTTGCTGATCCTGCCAATGACCAATGCACTTAAGATTGAGCACCACCTCAACCTGTTCCGCGAGCGTCTGGCGCGGCATCCGGTGAGCATCCCCGGCGCCGATGAACCCTTGCATATGTCGATTTCGGTCGGTGCTCTGGTGGCCAACGCCAGTTTTTCCGACTCGCTGGAAACCTGGCTCAAGGTAGCCGACGACAACCTGTATCAGGCAAAAGCCAGCGGCCGTAACCGGGTTATCTGCACCTTGGTAAACGATGACGAACCCGGCCCCGAGCAGGAGCCGGAGCCAAACTAA
- a CDS encoding GNAT family N-acetyltransferase: protein MNSNENSDEHSNESCVQSVNADLSIAPVSPADLHAITALVLAIARADIFPGLSEEGQATFLNRVLPDIETCFVSSNFFAIKACQAGKLLGFAALRDGNYLTHLFVDKSVQGAGLGKALLRSVLCKSGSGEVSLRSSVNAVPFYERHGFYATGPEALVNGIRFMPMSLKRK, encoded by the coding sequence ATGAATAGCAATGAAAATAGCGATGAACATTCAAATGAAAGCTGCGTTCAAAGCGTCAATGCAGACCTCAGCATAGCGCCGGTAAGTCCGGCAGATTTGCACGCCATAACAGCGCTGGTGTTGGCCATAGCCAGGGCAGATATCTTCCCAGGCCTCAGTGAAGAAGGCCAGGCCACCTTTCTCAATCGGGTACTGCCTGATATTGAAACCTGCTTCGTCAGCAGTAACTTTTTTGCCATCAAGGCATGCCAGGCCGGCAAGCTGCTTGGCTTCGCCGCGCTCAGGGATGGCAACTACCTGACACACCTTTTTGTAGACAAAAGCGTGCAAGGCGCCGGACTTGGCAAAGCCCTGCTGCGCTCAGTACTTTGCAAAAGCGGATCAGGTGAAGTGAGTCTGCGCTCATCGGTCAACGCGGTGCCTTTTTATGAGCGGCATGGCTTTTACGCCACAGGCCCTGAAGCCCTGGTCAATGGTATCCGCTTTATGCCCATGAGCCTCAAGCGGAAATAA
- a CDS encoding DUF3413 domain-containing protein, with amino-acid sequence MVERKQQLVRDKVSRLVNWGHWFALFNGFLALIVGSRYLETVGLPETLMGWGYLALASVGQFAFLAFLVYLLVLFPVTLLLPYSKILRGLAATVATLGLCVLLYDTIVYDDYGVHLSPFAFDVAWADLHSLLRGTSYIVTPIGILALELTAANFLWKRIGKIEKRHLGGKVAAVIGACFVASHLIHIWGDAADVKDITRYDDAYPLFYPATAKSFMESHGIDSRDRDLGPEDLQTLSYPLSALECSASSQPNVLLLAIDSLRADMLNPQTMPFLSQYAAANQQFDKHLSGGNQFQSGMFSLMYGLQGSYMGASDFQSRTPELTQGFLAAGYQLARFGPASNEFSPRPLATLNDFAATLVEDGESRALADIQSREAFDNWRKSQHSHWFALVNFGAAETYDTPIGFAGIETIKAPQGMAPAQRVLFNQYRQSLYFIDGEIKALVESLPADTLVIITGVSGKAFTSNESEARRDLSPQAVRVPMIIHWPKGETGTVNYATSHHGLAPTLMTRVLGCTNPTTDYSAGRQLLVPSEQPWVYVGDNRFFAIYQDDEITVIDRHGKYDIYSSDFKTRLHKKLSAPDLIQVMREGRRLYRH; translated from the coding sequence ATGGTCGAAAGGAAACAACAACTGGTGCGTGACAAGGTCTCCCGGTTGGTCAATTGGGGCCACTGGTTTGCCCTGTTTAATGGCTTTCTGGCACTGATTGTCGGCAGCCGCTATCTGGAAACCGTCGGCCTGCCCGAAACCCTGATGGGCTGGGGCTATTTGGCGCTGGCCAGCGTCGGTCAGTTCGCCTTTTTGGCGTTTCTGGTTTACCTGTTGGTGCTGTTCCCGGTCACCCTGCTGTTACCTTACTCGAAGATCCTCCGAGGTCTTGCGGCCACCGTGGCCACCCTCGGGCTGTGTGTGCTCTTGTACGACACCATTGTCTACGACGACTACGGCGTGCACCTGTCGCCCTTTGCCTTCGACGTGGCCTGGGCCGACCTGCACTCGCTGCTCAGAGGTACCTCCTATATAGTGACCCCCATTGGTATTTTGGCGCTGGAGCTCACCGCCGCCAACTTCCTGTGGAAGCGAATTGGCAAAATTGAAAAGCGCCACCTCGGCGGCAAAGTGGCAGCCGTGATTGGCGCCTGCTTTGTGGCAAGTCACCTTATCCATATTTGGGGGGATGCGGCGGATGTAAAAGACATTACCCGTTACGATGACGCCTACCCGCTGTTCTACCCCGCCACCGCCAAGAGCTTTATGGAATCCCACGGCATTGACAGCCGCGACCGCGATTTGGGGCCAGAGGATTTACAAACCTTAAGCTATCCGCTGTCAGCCCTAGAGTGCAGTGCCAGCAGCCAGCCCAACGTACTGCTGCTTGCAATCGACAGTCTGCGCGCCGACATGCTGAACCCGCAAACCATGCCGTTTTTAAGCCAATATGCGGCGGCCAATCAGCAGTTTGACAAGCATTTAAGCGGTGGCAATCAGTTCCAAAGCGGCATGTTCTCGCTGATGTACGGCCTGCAAGGCAGCTACATGGGCGCATCAGACTTCCAAAGCCGCACCCCGGAGCTTACCCAGGGCTTTTTGGCTGCCGGTTATCAGCTGGCCCGCTTTGGCCCCGCCTCAAACGAATTCAGCCCACGGCCACTGGCGACCCTCAATGACTTTGCTGCCACCCTGGTGGAAGACGGCGAGTCACGGGCTCTCGCCGACATTCAAAGCCGCGAAGCCTTTGATAATTGGCGTAAATCGCAGCACAGTCACTGGTTTGCGCTGGTGAACTTTGGCGCCGCCGAAACCTACGACACCCCCATAGGTTTTGCCGGTATCGAAACCATAAAGGCGCCCCAGGGTATGGCGCCAGCACAGCGGGTACTGTTTAACCAATACCGCCAGTCGCTGTACTTTATCGACGGTGAAATCAAAGCCCTTGTTGAGTCCCTGCCCGCAGATACCCTGGTGATTATCACCGGCGTCAGCGGCAAGGCCTTTACCAGCAATGAGTCAGAGGCGCGCCGTGATTTATCACCCCAGGCGGTGCGGGTACCTATGATTATTCACTGGCCCAAGGGTGAAACCGGCACAGTGAACTATGCCACCAGCCACCACGGCCTGGCGCCTACCCTGATGACCAGGGTGTTGGGCTGCACCAACCCCACCACCGACTACAGCGCCGGACGCCAGTTGTTGGTGCCAAGCGAACAGCCCTGGGTGTATGTGGGTGACAACCGATTCTTCGCCATTTACCAGGACGATGAAATCACGGTTATCGACCGCCACGGCAAATACGATATCTACAGCAGCGACTTCAAGACCCGCCTGCACAAGAAACTCAGCGCCCCGGATCTTATTCAGGTGATGCGCGAAGGACGGCGTCTCTATCGTCACTGA